One stretch of Bacteroidota bacterium DNA includes these proteins:
- a CDS encoding KamA family radical SAM protein codes for MELWQEMLRASVDSGKDLVDRFGFDKELAEKLNSLFHIRINPYYLSLIRYPNDPIWLQCIPDAKELEEDGFPDDPLNEDAHSPVPSITHRYPDRVLFLTTSQCSMYCRFCTRKRKVGDSGKISMKYIQTGLDYIAAHPEIRDVILSGGDPLMLTDVMLEKIIAGLRAIPHVEIIRLGTKMPCVLPQRITPALVNMIKKYHPVYVNTHFNHPWEITPEAKRACEMLADAGIPVGNQAVLMKGVNDDPDVMLELMRKLLAIRVRPYYLYQADITKGANHFRTPVSVGLEIMDKLRGHTSGLAIPAYVIDAPGGGGKIPILPQYVLGRNGNNIIMRNFKYEIYEYPDVEEEEKKVSADQQQIEKKYLRKRKSVQRKKTYKKEKVEVAS; via the coding sequence ATGGAACTCTGGCAGGAAATGCTAAGAGCAAGCGTTGACAGCGGTAAAGATCTTGTGGACAGATTCGGTTTTGATAAAGAACTTGCAGAAAAACTGAATTCACTGTTTCATATTCGTATCAATCCATATTACTTAAGTCTGATACGATATCCTAACGACCCGATCTGGCTGCAATGTATTCCCGATGCGAAAGAATTGGAAGAAGACGGCTTCCCAGATGATCCGCTGAACGAAGATGCTCACAGCCCTGTTCCCAGTATTACCCATCGTTATCCAGACAGAGTGCTTTTCTTAACGACAAGCCAATGTTCCATGTATTGCCGATTTTGTACGCGCAAACGCAAAGTAGGAGATTCTGGCAAAATCAGTATGAAATATATTCAAACCGGTTTGGACTATATCGCAGCGCATCCTGAGATTCGCGACGTCATATTATCCGGTGGCGATCCGTTGATGCTGACGGACGTAATGTTGGAAAAAATAATTGCCGGGCTCCGCGCAATTCCGCATGTGGAGATTATTCGTCTTGGCACAAAGATGCCGTGCGTGCTTCCGCAGCGTATTACACCCGCCCTTGTGAATATGATAAAAAAATATCATCCAGTATATGTAAACACACACTTTAACCATCCCTGGGAGATTACACCGGAAGCAAAACGCGCTTGCGAAATGCTTGCTGATGCCGGAATTCCTGTGGGAAATCAGGCTGTGTTGATGAAAGGTGTCAACGATGATCCTGATGTGATGCTTGAATTGATGCGTAAACTGCTTGCCATTCGCGTTCGTCCATACTATTTGTATCAGGCGGATATTACCAAAGGGGCAAATCATTTCAGAACACCAGTCAGCGTCGGTTTGGAGATTATGGACAAGCTTCGCGGCCATACATCCGGATTGGCGATACCTGCCTATGTGATTGATGCTCCCGGCGGCGGGGGAAAAATTCCGATTCTTCCGCAATATGTGCTTGGAAGAAACGGCAACAATATTATCATGCGTAATTTTAAGTACGAGATTTATGAATATCCGGATGTTGAGGAGGAGGAGAAAAAAGTCTCCGCCGATCAACAACAGATTGAGAAAAAATATCTGCGGAAACGGAAGAGCGTACAGCGCAAGAAAACCTACAAGAAAGAAAAAGTGGAAGTGGCATCATAA